In Gammaproteobacteria bacterium, the DNA window GAAGGGAAAAACTTCATGCGTTGTTGCGCGAACAATCGGCATTAAAGGAAAAAGAAGCAGCCATCCAGCGTGAAAATCAGGCTGTGCAAGAAAAAGAAGCGGCTTTACGCGAAAAAGAAGCGGCCCTGGCTGAAATTGAACGCATCAAGGCGTTGTTGTCAGGACGGGCGTAGTGAGACAGACCATGACCACCTTGCGTCAATTTTCTGAAAAGGAACGCAATTACTATGCGTTATGTCACTCCCTTCGCAAGGACGGGAACAAAGGATCACGTGCTGCATCTATGAAACACGAAAAAACGCCGCTATTTTTCTTCCATGAATCGCTACCGAGAAGCCAGGATTCAATCGGAAGAGGATTTATCTCCACGCGAATTCTCGGATTCGCCTCCTCATTGTCCTTGATCCTGCCTGTCGGTAGGCCATACAATCCCTATAGCTTTCTGTTGGAAGCGCGTGAAAAGTCAACACAACCTTTTCCAGAGGTTGTTTTGTTTTAATTTAACTCATCGTTGAAGCTGACGTCATCCGATTCAAATTCGAGCGGATAAAGCCTGCTCGAATTTGAATCGGATGACGAAGCTTAACTCTATGTTAGGCGTAGTCACTGAACGGGTTGCAGTGGCAGCGGTTGTAAATTGCACAACCCACATTGAAGGAATCTATGATGATGAAACGACCATTAACAGTGTCCGTCTTGGCAACTGCCCTATCTCTGTCAACAGGGTTCGCGTTGGCTGCTGACCAAGTTCCAGCCCAAGAAAAGGCACAAGCACAAAAACAAGAGCAAGTCCATGGCAGCCAACTGATGACGCAACAAGAGCGCACCGAATACCGCGCCAAAATGCGCGCTGCAAAAAATGCCGAGGAGCGAGAACAAATCCGCAAGGAACACCACGAGGCCATGAAAGAGCGAGCCAAGGTGCGCGGTGTGACATTGCCCGACGAGC includes these proteins:
- a CDS encoding hypothetical protein (Evidence 5 : Unknown function), with product MLREQSALKEKEAAIQRENQAVQEKEAALREKEAALAEIERIKALLSGRA
- a CDS encoding hypothetical protein (Evidence 5 : Unknown function), with the translated sequence MNRMTKLNSMLGVVTERVAVAAVVNCTTHIEGIYDDETTINSVRLGNCPISVNRVRVGC
- a CDS encoding conserved exported hypothetical protein (Evidence 4 : Unknown function but conserved in other organisms), which codes for MMKRPLTVSVLATALSLSTGFALAADQVPAQEKAQAQKQEQVHGSQLMTQQERTEYRAKMRAAKNAEEREQIRKEHHEAMKERAKVRGVTLPDEPPSRGGGMGPGGGMEPGGGGGRGR